The Candidatus Eremiobacteraceae bacterium sequence CAGTCGTCGTGGATTACGATGACGAATGCAACTACCGCATCGATTTGGACTTTCATCCAGGTCCGAGCATACACCACGTCGAGACCGACGGATATAATTTCTACGCGTATTCCGGCAAGTCGGGTTCGCCGGCGTTCCACTGCCTTGTGAATGCGTTGCTCAAAGACGCCGGCGGCAAGGTGATAGCTCACGCCACCTTAGCCGTGACGATCACATATCCCAGAAAGCATCAGCACGGCGGCTAAGTGCGCCGGTCATGCAAAAACGAGTGGGCCGCGTAAGCGGCCCACTCGTTTCTTCTTGACTATCTACGTCTTGATGACCAAACGTCGAACCACTTTCAAAAGCTCAGACAACCGCATAGTAAAAAGCGCGATTTCGGCAAGCTCATTTGGAAGACCGTCTCTCCGAAATGGGACTTCGACGATGCCACGTTCGAGCGCACTGCAGCGTCCTTCAACAACCCGGATCACGTGGACATCGTCATCCATAATTATCGCTGGCGGTTGAGTCTCGCTGAAGGCGAGGCACACTACGACGACTTAGAAAAACGACTTGCCGAAACTCCGGTCATCACCGTGCCGACGATCACCATCGCCAGCGATTTCGACGGTGCCAGCGCGGCCGGCACAACGTATGCCAAGCTTTTCACGGGCAAATATTCGCACCGGATCTTCAAAGGGGTAGGCCACAATGTGCCTCAAGAAGCTCCGCAAGCGTTTGCCA is a genomic window containing:
- a CDS encoding alpha/beta hydrolase, whose protein sequence is MDIVIHNYRWRLSLAEGEAHYDDLEKRLAETPVITVPTITIASDFDGASAAGTTYAKLFTGKYSHRIFKGVGHNVPQEAPQAFAKAVVDVDSF